A stretch of Spirochaetota bacterium DNA encodes these proteins:
- a CDS encoding NCS2 family permease: MSILEKIFKISERQSSIKQEIIGGIATFVAMSYIIFVNPSILSSTGMDKNALITVTCIATAIGTLLVAFFANIPIVLAPAMGLNTFFAFSIVQGQGVSWEIALGVVFLSGFFYLLLTLTGIRKQIASAIPIPISLAASIGIGLFITFIGLRGMNIIVANPATLVALGDFNPKVALSLFCLFLMVLFDVKKVQGGMLFSIIITTVIGIILGIVEVPTKFISLPPSIAPIAMKLDILGAFKWSLAGAIFSFLFIDLFNSLAFVIACCKQLGLEESDGRIKNINQMLYADSIATLAGACMGTSTISTFSESTVGITAGAKTGFASVITALLFILALFFTPIVTIVPLFIAAPALVMVGVYMFKNIVHMDFSNMKTAIPSFLTIVLMPLSYNIVIGLSFGFISYIIMHIIDNDFKKISPVLWIIGILSVIFLFIA; encoded by the coding sequence ATGAGTATATTAGAAAAGATATTCAAAATATCAGAACGACAAAGCTCCATCAAACAAGAAATCATAGGTGGTATAGCTACTTTTGTAGCAATGTCTTATATTATTTTTGTAAACCCTTCTATTCTATCTAGTACAGGTATGGACAAAAATGCACTCATCACTGTGACTTGTATTGCTACTGCTATAGGGACTTTATTAGTTGCTTTCTTTGCAAATATACCTATTGTTTTGGCTCCTGCAATGGGATTAAATACTTTTTTTGCTTTTTCCATTGTTCAAGGACAAGGGGTTTCTTGGGAAATAGCCTTAGGAGTAGTTTTTTTATCAGGATTTTTCTATTTATTACTAACGCTAACAGGTATCAGAAAACAAATTGCTTCTGCTATTCCTATTCCAATCAGTTTAGCTGCTTCTATTGGTATTGGTTTGTTTATTACTTTTATTGGTTTAAGAGGAATGAATATTATTGTCGCTAATCCAGCTACACTAGTAGCATTAGGAGATTTCAATCCGAAAGTTGCTCTTTCTCTATTCTGTCTTTTTTTAATGGTTTTATTTGATGTCAAAAAAGTTCAAGGTGGGATGCTATTTAGTATTATCATTACTACTGTTATTGGTATTATCTTAGGTATAGTTGAAGTACCTACCAAATTTATATCTCTGCCCCCAAGTATAGCTCCTATTGCTATGAAATTGGATATCTTAGGTGCATTCAAATGGTCTCTAGCTGGTGCGATTTTTTCATTTCTATTCATCGATTTATTTAACTCTTTAGCATTTGTAATTGCATGTTGCAAACAGTTGGGTTTAGAAGAATCTGATGGCCGTATCAAAAATATCAATCAAATGCTTTATGCTGACTCTATCGCAACACTAGCAGGTGCTTGTATGGGAACAAGTACTATTTCTACCTTTAGTGAATCTACAGTAGGAATTACAGCTGGAGCCAAAACAGGCTTTGCTTCTGTAATAACTGCATTATTATTTATTTTAGCATTATTCTTCACACCTATTGTAACTATTGTTCCTTTATTTATTGCAGCCCCTGCATTAGTTATGGTAGGAGTTTATATGTTCAAAAATATTGTACATATGGATTTTTCAAACATGAAGACCGCTATACCAAGTTTTTTGACAATTGTTCTTATGCCTCTATCTTACAATATTGTTATAGGCCTCAGTTTTGGTTTTATCTCTTATATTATTATGCATATTATTGATAATGATTTTAAAAAAATATCTCCTGTATTATGGATTATAGGAATACTGTCTGTAATATTTTTATTCATAGCATAA
- a CDS encoding NCS2 family permease encodes MKQNSNNQLLLSIDNFFTISKRNSSFKQEIIGGVTTFLTMSYIIFVNPSILSLAGMDKGALITVTCLVSAFGTLLMAFMANVPMALAPGMGLNAFFTFTLVLGQGVPWEVALGVVFISGLFFMLLSLSGIRKRIASTIPTSLIIAASAGIGLFITFIGLQNMKLIVANEATLVSLGEFTVPTLLSLFGLVLMIALEVTKVKGSILIGIVATTIMGMIFGEIPIPSSFVSMPPSIEPIAFKLDIFGALKWSLASVIFSFMFIDMFDSLALLLSCAKQIGIKEKDGEILGIGRMLYADVGATLVGSVLGTSTVTSFGESAAGMAAGAKTGFASVITAILFLLVLFFTPIVSIVPVFAAAPALVIVGVYMFRSIVEIDFSDIKIAIPAFVMILLMPLTYSISVGLSFGFLTYILTHAIVKEFNKISPAMWFVGLLSILHFILG; translated from the coding sequence ATGAAACAGAATAGCAATAATCAATTATTATTATCTATAGATAATTTCTTCACTATCTCAAAAAGAAACAGTTCTTTTAAGCAAGAAATTATAGGAGGGGTAACAACTTTTTTAACAATGTCTTATATTATTTTTGTTAATCCTTCTATTTTATCTTTAGCAGGGATGGACAAAGGAGCTTTGATCACGGTGACTTGTTTAGTTAGTGCTTTCGGCACTTTATTAATGGCTTTTATGGCTAATGTTCCTATGGCATTAGCTCCGGGAATGGGATTGAATGCATTTTTTACTTTCACATTAGTGTTAGGGCAGGGAGTACCATGGGAAGTGGCTTTAGGGGTGGTTTTTATTTCTGGATTGTTTTTTATGTTATTATCTCTTTCTGGAATTAGAAAAAGAATAGCTTCTACGATTCCCACTTCTTTGATCATAGCAGCTTCTGCGGGTATAGGTCTATTCATTACTTTTATAGGATTACAAAATATGAAACTTATTGTAGCAAATGAGGCAACATTAGTATCATTAGGTGAATTTACTGTTCCAACATTGTTATCTTTATTTGGTCTTGTACTGATGATAGCGTTGGAAGTCACAAAAGTCAAAGGTAGTATTCTGATAGGTATAGTAGCTACTACAATTATGGGAATGATATTTGGTGAAATACCGATTCCTAGTTCTTTTGTTTCTATGCCTCCAAGTATAGAACCTATAGCATTTAAACTTGATATTTTTGGGGCACTTAAATGGTCTTTAGCAAGTGTAATTTTTTCTTTTATGTTTATTGATATGTTTGATTCATTAGCGTTGCTCTTATCTTGTGCTAAACAAATTGGTATCAAAGAAAAAGATGGAGAGATTTTAGGGATTGGTAGGATGCTATATGCTGATGTTGGAGCAACATTAGTAGGATCTGTGTTGGGGACAAGTACTGTTACTTCTTTTGGAGAATCTGCAGCTGGTATGGCAGCAGGTGCTAAGACAGGTTTTGCGTCTGTGATTACAGCTATCTTATTTTTATTAGTATTATTTTTCACCCCTATTGTATCTATTGTTCCTGTATTTGCGGCAGCTCCAGCTCTTGTAATCGTAGGGGTGTATATGTTTAGATCTATTGTAGAGATTGATTTTTCTGATATAAAAATAGCAATACCCGCTTTTGTAATGATATTGTTGATGCCTCTTACTTATAGTATTAGTGTTGGATTAAGTTTTGGATTTTTAACATATATCTTAACGCATGCCATTGTTAAAGAATTTAATAAAATTTCACCAGCAATGTGGTTTGTAGGTTTATTATCTATCCTTCATTTTATTCTAGGATAA
- a CDS encoding xanthine phosphoribosyltransferase, which translates to MLLLQEKILELSTVPREGILKVDNFLNHIIDPQLMLAIGKELALRFKDSKIDKVLTLEASGIAPALGVALELNVPLLFAKKSLPSTMAEGYNTKIYSFTKNKDYDIFVSKEYIKKDENILIIDDFLAMGHAVLGMQKLIIMGKANCIGVGIVIEKSFQSGRQTLVDQGIHLESLVRLKSVSPPHNIQFITE; encoded by the coding sequence ATGCTATTATTACAAGAAAAAATTCTTGAACTATCTACTGTTCCTAGAGAAGGAATTCTCAAAGTTGATAATTTTCTCAATCATATTATCGATCCTCAATTAATGCTAGCAATAGGAAAAGAACTTGCTCTGAGATTCAAAGACAGTAAAATAGACAAAGTTCTCACTTTAGAAGCTTCTGGAATTGCACCAGCTCTTGGTGTAGCTTTGGAGTTGAATGTACCTTTATTATTTGCCAAAAAGTCTCTTCCCTCTACTATGGCAGAAGGTTACAATACCAAAATATATTCTTTTACAAAAAATAAAGATTATGATATTTTTGTATCTAAAGAATATATCAAAAAAGATGAAAATATTCTCATTATTGATGACTTTCTAGCTATGGGGCATGCTGTTCTTGGTATGCAAAAGCTCATTATTATGGGTAAAGCCAATTGTATTGGTGTCGGTATTGTTATCGAAAAAAGCTTCCAATCTGGTAGACAAACTCTTGTAGATCAAGGTATTCATTTAGAAAGTCTTGTTCGTCTAAAAAGTGTTTCCCCACCGCATAACATTCAATTTATCACAGAATAA